In Sporosarcina psychrophila, a genomic segment contains:
- a CDS encoding TetR/AcrR family transcriptional regulator, translating to MENNKTISSKRQNRTKEHFKLALIELIKRNGYHSVSVKDIVNQASYNRSTFYVHYQDKIQLAEDLLESMLKGLENSVGKPYIPGQKFYTTKLNTPSFNIISYIYENRNFFLIKYDEPLPGLHTRFPQTILKIYQEQFNFQTINNIPVNMDYFKRYTAFGFYGLILNWINSDFKESQEEFIEEVIALTKTHIYSIEYIGE from the coding sequence ATGGAAAATAATAAAACCATATCATCTAAACGACAAAATCGGACAAAAGAACATTTTAAGCTAGCACTTATTGAACTTATAAAAAGAAATGGTTATCATTCTGTTTCGGTGAAAGATATTGTAAATCAAGCCTCATATAATCGCAGTACGTTTTATGTGCATTATCAAGATAAAATTCAATTGGCAGAAGACTTACTTGAATCGATGCTGAAAGGCTTAGAAAATTCAGTAGGAAAGCCATATATACCTGGTCAAAAATTTTATACAACAAAGCTAAATACACCATCTTTTAATATCATTTCTTACATATATGAAAACCGGAATTTTTTTCTGATCAAATATGATGAGCCTTTACCAGGATTGCATACAAGATTTCCTCAAACAATTTTAAAAATTTATCAAGAACAATTCAATTTCCAAACAATTAACAATATCCCTGTAAACATGGATTATTTTAAACGTTATACTGCCTTTGGATTTTACGGACTTATTCTGAATTGGATTAACAGTGACTTCAAAGAATCTCAAGAAGAATTTATCGAAGAAGTTATTGCGTTAACGAAAACTCACATATATTCAATTGAATACATTGGGGAATAA
- a CDS encoding SDR family NAD(P)-dependent oxidoreductase — MGKLQNKVAVITGGASGIGAATAKLFVSEGAKVVLVDLNEEKGKAFEAELKALNAEALFIKANITSEEDVANIFKQTIEAFGKVDVVFNNAGIGRVHPTHELEYSEWRNTVNVDLDGVFLVAREAIREMLKAGGGTIVNTASMYGWVGSPGSAAYNAAKGGVINLTRSLALEYAEQNIRVNSLCPGFIDTPIIPEESKQTLASMTPMKRLGQAEEMAKAVLFMASDDSSFMTGNSLTVDGGYTAQ; from the coding sequence ATGGGTAAACTACAAAATAAAGTAGCTGTCATCACTGGAGGAGCTTCTGGTATTGGAGCCGCAACCGCAAAGTTATTTGTTTCAGAAGGTGCTAAAGTAGTTCTTGTAGATTTAAATGAAGAAAAAGGAAAAGCTTTTGAAGCAGAATTGAAAGCGCTTAACGCCGAAGCATTATTTATTAAAGCGAATATTACAAGTGAAGAAGATGTAGCGAATATCTTTAAACAAACAATTGAAGCTTTTGGCAAAGTAGATGTTGTGTTCAATAATGCAGGTATTGGTCGCGTTCACCCAACTCATGAATTAGAGTACTCTGAATGGCGCAACACAGTCAATGTGGATTTAGATGGCGTATTCTTAGTAGCGCGTGAAGCAATCCGTGAAATGTTAAAGGCGGGCGGTGGGACAATCGTAAATACGGCTTCTATGTATGGTTGGGTTGGTTCACCTGGTTCTGCGGCTTACAATGCAGCAAAAGGAGGCGTAATTAACTTAACACGCTCACTTGCTCTTGAATATGCAGAACAAAACATTCGCGTTAACTCACTATGCCCAGGCTTCATCGACACACCAATTATTCCAGAAGAGAGTAAACAAACATTAGCTTCAATGACTCCGATGAAACGTCTAGGACAAGCAGAAGAAATGGCTAAAGCGGTATTATTCATGGCAAGTGATGATTCTTCATTCATGACTGGAAATAGCTTAACTGTTGACGGTGGTTATACAGCTCAATAA
- a CDS encoding NUDIX hydrolase, which produces MFLDQLKNQLNENQSLFIGEETALRSAVLIPLVQVDEEWHILFEVRSFTMRKQPGDISFPGGRIDSTDPSPMAAALRETHEELGVDPKTVTIVGTLSPYIASSSFVIYPFVATIDYNQIIHSYNKEEVEEVFTIPVKWLLNYEPYMHVVSVEPVPLPSFPYEKIMNGTQYQWRARSMEEWFFDYENYTIWGLTARILKHFIGIIK; this is translated from the coding sequence ATGTTCTTAGATCAACTAAAAAACCAGTTAAATGAAAATCAGTCCCTGTTTATAGGGGAGGAAACAGCTCTTCGTTCAGCGGTTTTAATACCACTTGTTCAAGTGGATGAAGAATGGCATATCCTTTTCGAAGTACGTTCATTCACTATGAGAAAACAGCCCGGTGATATTAGTTTTCCTGGTGGTCGAATCGACTCCACAGACCCATCCCCAATGGCTGCCGCTTTACGAGAAACGCATGAAGAATTAGGGGTCGACCCAAAAACGGTTACGATCGTAGGGACATTAAGTCCTTATATTGCTTCCTCTTCATTTGTTATCTATCCATTTGTAGCAACCATTGATTACAATCAAATTATTCATTCGTATAACAAAGAAGAAGTTGAAGAGGTATTTACAATACCCGTTAAATGGCTATTGAATTATGAGCCTTATATGCATGTAGTATCCGTTGAACCAGTGCCTTTGCCAAGCTTTCCCTATGAAAAAATAATGAATGGTACGCAGTATCAATGGAGAGCTCGTTCAATGGAAGAATGGTTTTTTGATTATGAAAACTATACAATTTGGGGTTTAACGGCTAGGATTTTGAAACATTTTATAGGAATTATAAAATGA
- the splB gene encoding spore photoproduct lyase, which produces MNKPFTPQLVYFEPNALEYPLGKELKEKFEKMGIETRFTTSHNQIRDLPGDTDAQKYRIAKSTLVVGVRKTLKFETSKPSAEYAIPLATGCMGHCHYCYLQTTMGSKPYIRTYVNVEEILEAADRYIEERAPEITRFEAACTSDIVGIDHLTHSLKRAIEHIGQTELGRLRFVTKFHFVDHLLDAKHNGNTRFRFSVNADYVIKNFEPGTSPLDKRIEAAGKVARAGYPLGFIVAPIYLHEGWEEGYRYLFERLDEELPQDAREDITFEFIQHRFTKPAKKVIEKNYPKTKLELDEDKRRYKWGKYGIGKYIYQKDEEDEIKSYLYGYMEKYFPNAKLEYFT; this is translated from the coding sequence ATGAATAAACCCTTCACACCACAGCTTGTCTATTTTGAGCCTAATGCACTTGAATATCCGCTTGGAAAAGAATTAAAGGAAAAGTTCGAGAAAATGGGGATTGAAACGCGCTTTACGACCTCACATAATCAGATTCGGGACTTGCCGGGTGATACGGACGCTCAAAAATACCGTATCGCGAAATCTACCTTGGTCGTAGGCGTTCGGAAAACGTTGAAATTTGAGACGTCGAAACCATCAGCCGAATATGCAATCCCGCTTGCGACAGGGTGTATGGGGCATTGTCATTATTGTTATTTGCAAACGACGATGGGCAGCAAACCCTATATTCGAACTTACGTTAACGTGGAGGAGATTTTAGAAGCGGCTGATCGCTACATCGAAGAACGTGCGCCTGAAATTACCCGATTCGAAGCTGCGTGTACATCCGATATTGTAGGAATTGATCATTTGACACATTCATTAAAAAGAGCAATTGAACATATTGGTCAAACAGAATTAGGTAGGCTGCGTTTTGTGACGAAATTCCATTTTGTAGACCATCTATTGGATGCTAAGCATAATGGCAACACGCGATTCAGATTTAGCGTAAACGCTGATTATGTTATCAAGAACTTCGAGCCCGGCACTTCTCCTCTGGATAAAAGAATCGAGGCTGCAGGGAAAGTCGCGAGAGCTGGTTACCCACTAGGCTTTATAGTTGCTCCCATTTACCTTCATGAGGGCTGGGAGGAAGGCTACCGCTACTTGTTTGAGCGACTTGACGAGGAATTGCCGCAAGATGCAAGAGAGGATATTACTTTTGAATTCATTCAACACCGATTTACGAAGCCTGCGAAAAAAGTAATTGAAAAGAACTACCCGAAGACAAAATTGGAGTTAGATGAAGATAAAAGGCGCTACAAGTGGGGCAAGTATGGAATCGGTAAGTATATTTACCAAAAGGACGAAGAGGATGAAATCAAATCATATTTATACGGCTACATGGAAAAGTACTTTCCGAATGCGAAGTTGGAGTATTTTACTTGA
- a CDS encoding carboxymuconolactone decarboxylase family protein — protein sequence MDEITYSEAVLQEYKVGMGSFSEKLPEVARAFHAFTESCFEDGKLNLKDKQLIALAISVHANNEYCILYHTKGCLDAGGTEEEMMEAIGVAAALGGGSAMSQGVTIWQDALEDFIGIVQ from the coding sequence ATGGATGAAATCACTTATTCAGAAGCCGTATTACAGGAATACAAAGTTGGAATGGGCAGTTTCTCAGAAAAATTGCCGGAGGTGGCTAGGGCGTTTCATGCATTCACTGAGTCGTGTTTCGAAGACGGCAAATTGAATCTGAAAGACAAACAGCTAATCGCTCTCGCCATTAGCGTGCACGCAAATAACGAATATTGCATCCTCTATCACACAAAGGGTTGCCTGGATGCGGGTGGCACTGAGGAAGAAATGATGGAGGCAATTGGGGTGGCTGCGGCTCTAGGCGGCGGTTCCGCAATGAGCCAAGGTGTAACCATTTGGCAGGATGCACTCGAAGACTTTATAGGAATAGTTCAATAA
- a CDS encoding helix-turn-helix domain-containing protein produces the protein MTTYLTEYAHFTNKHDLDAATRQHVLTNWNDMNQTERAVLDMIRRYSVKYGAAHLKHETIEKAIKKSNATVRRAIRKLEKLEIIERIHYIRPVMSGLGANIYVIKPTNDQSKLNTPNDDEKPSSSKVEPTNLQTEASLSKAIKPKDLKRTSPTEIVPTTLFGKMKSLLSSTIGESKLARNFYGVYRKQSLQMLKFSIHEDKGELFEQLAMHALRIAVQTTKQKKVRNLPGYYSGVLRELIGKALFSEAFMDYDVPVEGFFCR, from the coding sequence ATGACAACTTACCTAACGGAATACGCACACTTCACAAACAAACACGATTTAGACGCAGCAACAAGGCAACACGTACTCACGAACTGGAACGACATGAATCAAACAGAGCGGGCTGTTCTTGATATGATCCGTCGCTACTCCGTTAAATACGGCGCCGCCCACTTGAAACACGAAACAATCGAAAAGGCCATCAAGAAATCCAACGCAACCGTTCGACGCGCCATCCGCAAATTAGAAAAGCTCGAAATCATCGAACGCATTCACTATATCCGCCCCGTTATGAGCGGTCTAGGCGCTAATATTTATGTCATTAAACCTACTAATGACCAGTCGAAATTGAACACCCCGAATGATGACGAAAAGCCTTCTAGCAGTAAGGTTGAACCCACTAATCTACAAACCGAAGCTTCTCTTTCTAAAGCGATAAAACCTAAAGACCTTAAAAGAACGTCTCCTACGGAAATTGTGCCTACTACACTTTTTGGCAAGATGAAATCTCTTCTTTCTTCAACAATCGGAGAAAGTAAATTAGCACGTAATTTTTACGGCGTCTATCGGAAACAGTCCCTACAAATGCTGAAATTCAGTATTCACGAAGACAAAGGAGAACTGTTCGAGCAATTAGCCATGCATGCCCTTCGTATTGCGGTTCAAACAACCAAACAGAAAAAAGTCCGGAATCTGCCCGGCTATTATTCAGGCGTCTTGCGCGAACTCATCGGCAAGGCCTTATTCAGCGAGGCTTTCATGGATTATGACGTGCCAGTTGAGGGGTTTTTCTGCCGGTAG
- a CDS encoding DUF4317 domain-containing protein, giving the protein MNKKDIAAIRKQFKLDTDLLKITDIYKVYIKQESSDFYHEESQPFALLDREQQELFLTNFKKVLGGKLGLKLFEVKFQEQAEEQTDHTQRLLYEGLHTNEVEEWKTNMESIARKMVQDAQYEKDVVVTFIRGNYYKPTKRNHDEEEVAKQDEVYKNPFILCSMNQTELPKRSLIFDFNEKEFKSRDMLDPIINLTSPIGGFVFPCFTDNAADVNHILYAAGKANKPDYHFIENVLDGEEIMTAEDDKAVFEEIVKEVAGNEMNTKTLASVYDELNSMLLVENEEEDESLSTLDTKEVERVLKASGVKDVSTEKVERAFQKVIEDKTYEMKASHILPSYASKSIKIETKVANVAISPQDLRYVRQVTVNGKRCILIEVEEDTIIEGFTLLEEELLE; this is encoded by the coding sequence ATGAATAAGAAGGACATTGCAGCGATTCGCAAGCAATTTAAGTTGGATACGGATTTACTGAAAATCACTGACATTTACAAAGTGTATATTAAGCAGGAGAGCAGTGATTTCTATCATGAGGAAAGCCAGCCATTTGCCCTATTGGACAGAGAGCAACAAGAGTTGTTTCTGACTAACTTTAAAAAAGTGTTAGGTGGAAAACTGGGTTTAAAGTTATTTGAGGTGAAGTTTCAAGAGCAAGCGGAGGAGCAAACGGACCATACGCAACGGCTTTTATATGAGGGTCTCCATACGAATGAAGTAGAAGAGTGGAAAACGAATATGGAAAGCATCGCCCGAAAGATGGTGCAAGACGCTCAATATGAAAAGGACGTCGTAGTGACTTTTATTCGCGGTAATTATTATAAACCGACGAAAAGGAATCATGATGAAGAGGAAGTCGCAAAGCAGGATGAAGTGTACAAGAACCCATTCATTCTCTGCAGCATGAATCAGACTGAACTGCCGAAACGGTCACTTATATTTGATTTCAATGAGAAGGAATTTAAGTCTCGCGACATGCTTGATCCGATTATCAATTTAACTTCTCCAATTGGTGGATTTGTGTTCCCTTGCTTTACTGACAATGCGGCAGACGTCAATCACATTTTGTATGCTGCTGGCAAAGCGAATAAGCCAGATTACCACTTCATCGAGAATGTGCTAGACGGCGAAGAGATTATGACTGCAGAGGATGATAAAGCCGTCTTTGAAGAAATCGTAAAAGAAGTGGCTGGTAATGAGATGAATACAAAAACCCTTGCCAGTGTATATGATGAATTAAACAGTATGTTGCTTGTGGAAAACGAGGAAGAAGATGAAAGCCTTTCTACTTTGGATACTAAAGAAGTGGAGCGTGTGCTGAAGGCAAGTGGAGTGAAAGATGTGAGCACGGAAAAAGTGGAAAGGGCATTTCAGAAAGTAATCGAAGACAAAACATATGAAATGAAGGCAAGCCACATCCTTCCAAGTTACGCATCCAAGTCCATCAAGATTGAAACGAAAGTAGCAAATGTTGCTATCAGCCCGCAAGACTTGAGATATGTGAGGCAGGTCACTGTTAATGGAAAACGTTGCATATTGATTGAGGTGGAAGAAGACACGATAATTGAAGGGTTTACGCTACTTGAAGAAGAATTGTTGGAGTAG
- a CDS encoding plasmid pRiA4b ORF-3 family protein yields the protein MHIRCTKKLLVELKVEPESVTEDNPLFSWHANLITVNRRKAVVLVNDHNRYAVVLYGLKAKDFKRFNEIALQGIRETFHAEGISDKVIDQYLLQTGEVSMTKTKDRTSVARMNKACDNVYFFDELWNVDSIFQPDMGINISRMLVGDGKNSYFLPHEEMYKDLNLFAGQSTFEAKAAVLKVTLRFENRQVWRRLVVPVNKTFNQLHQIIQTAFGWQDYHLHDFFVYGKADNTGNHITEGHNEKIQKPIINLVCTEEAFDYPGQVNMKLEKDVKLSEYIPAYEKLTYNYDFGDDWNHDIEVESIIENYESNYSVCLEGEGNTPPEDVGGEYGYEEFLKILADPDHPEYEHMVKWGRMQRYQEFAIDSINRGLKGL from the coding sequence ATGCATATCCGTTGTACAAAGAAACTTTTAGTTGAACTCAAAGTCGAACCTGAATCAGTTACCGAGGACAATCCACTTTTCTCTTGGCATGCAAATTTAATCACGGTTAATCGTAGGAAAGCGGTTGTGTTAGTGAATGATCATAATCGTTATGCCGTTGTGTTGTACGGACTGAAAGCAAAAGACTTTAAAAGGTTCAACGAGATTGCTTTGCAAGGAATCCGCGAAACATTTCACGCAGAAGGGATATCGGACAAGGTGATTGACCAGTATTTACTTCAAACTGGTGAAGTTTCCATGACGAAGACAAAGGATCGGACTTCTGTGGCAAGGATGAATAAGGCTTGTGATAATGTATACTTTTTTGATGAGTTATGGAATGTAGATTCTATTTTCCAGCCGGACATGGGTATCAATATTAGCCGCATGTTAGTCGGAGACGGAAAGAACAGTTATTTTCTTCCGCATGAAGAGATGTATAAGGATCTCAACCTTTTTGCTGGCCAATCAACTTTTGAAGCGAAAGCCGCAGTCCTGAAAGTTACACTTAGGTTCGAAAATCGTCAAGTATGGCGGCGACTTGTGGTCCCTGTAAATAAAACATTTAACCAATTACACCAAATTATACAGACGGCCTTTGGATGGCAAGATTACCATCTTCATGACTTTTTTGTTTATGGTAAGGCGGACAATACGGGGAATCACATCACTGAAGGGCATAATGAAAAAATCCAAAAACCAATCATCAATCTTGTTTGCACCGAAGAGGCTTTTGATTATCCAGGGCAAGTAAACATGAAGCTTGAAAAAGACGTGAAGCTATCGGAATATATTCCTGCATACGAGAAGCTGACATACAATTATGATTTTGGTGATGACTGGAACCATGATATCGAAGTAGAAAGCATTATAGAGAACTATGAGTCCAACTATTCTGTTTGCTTGGAAGGTGAAGGGAATACACCACCAGAAGATGTAGGCGGTGAGTATGGTTATGAAGAATTTCTCAAGATTCTTGCTGATCCCGACCACCCTGAGTACGAGCATATGGTTAAGTGGGGACGGATGCAGCGTTATCAGGAATTTGCTATTGACTCTATAAATAGAGGGTTGAAGGGACTTTAA
- a CDS encoding TetR/AcrR family transcriptional regulator, translated as MSTTPPSVDRRIRKSKVALKNALLTLMQSKDFKHISITDIVQLADLNRGTFYKHYPDKEELLEEIIDEVMKDLITSYRAPYESLTVFEVSKLTASAIKIFEHVATNANFYTLLGKSNILTGLQARICNELSQLVLQDISNRTIHTNINIKMLANYQAYAIWGMITVWIDSEFLYPPDYMAEQLLAILHQNSFNDTESRS; from the coding sequence ATGTCTACTACACCACCAAGCGTGGATAGAAGAATTCGAAAATCAAAAGTAGCACTAAAAAACGCGCTTTTAACCTTAATGCAATCAAAAGACTTCAAACATATTTCAATTACAGATATTGTCCAACTTGCCGATCTTAATCGGGGAACATTTTACAAACACTACCCAGACAAAGAAGAACTGTTGGAAGAAATAATCGATGAAGTCATGAAGGATTTAATCACATCATACCGTGCACCTTATGAAAGTCTGACTGTTTTCGAAGTCAGCAAGCTTACTGCTTCAGCCATTAAAATATTCGAACACGTGGCTACTAACGCCAATTTTTATACATTACTAGGAAAGTCAAATATATTAACAGGTCTACAAGCCCGTATTTGCAACGAATTATCACAACTTGTCCTTCAAGACATATCCAATAGAACCATACACACAAATATCAACATCAAGATGTTAGCCAATTACCAGGCATACGCAATTTGGGGGATGATTACTGTTTGGATAGACAGCGAATTCTTATATCCACCGGATTATATGGCCGAACAATTACTCGCAATTCTCCATCAAAACTCGTTCAATGATACGGAATCGCGAAGCTAA
- a CDS encoding SDR family oxidoreductase: MKLQDKVAVVTGAGSGMGKAIAMLYAQEGAKVVVSDINGDSANTVVEEIKSNGGEAIGVVANVAKEEDIQNLIDTAVSTYGTVDVLVNNAGIMDNFEAAGDIEDDKWDRIFAINTTSVMRSTRKVLPIFLAKEQGVIINIASAGGLYGARAGAAYTASKHAVVGFTKNTGFMYAKQGIRCNAIAPGGVETNIGASMTSINAFGMGRIQPGLAINPRTGKSEEIAKVALFLASDDSSFVNGTVITADAGWTAY; encoded by the coding sequence ATGAAACTTCAAGACAAAGTAGCAGTTGTAACAGGAGCTGGTTCAGGCATGGGGAAAGCAATAGCTATGCTCTATGCGCAAGAAGGGGCAAAAGTGGTTGTGTCCGATATTAACGGTGATTCTGCTAATACGGTGGTAGAAGAAATTAAATCAAATGGTGGGGAAGCCATTGGTGTCGTTGCGAATGTTGCTAAAGAAGAGGACATTCAAAATCTAATAGACACAGCTGTCAGCACGTATGGCACGGTTGATGTGTTGGTGAATAATGCGGGTATCATGGACAATTTTGAAGCCGCGGGTGATATTGAAGATGACAAATGGGATCGGATTTTTGCGATAAATACGACGAGTGTTATGCGTTCAACTCGTAAAGTATTGCCAATCTTTTTGGCGAAAGAGCAAGGTGTGATTATTAATATAGCTTCAGCAGGAGGATTATACGGTGCTCGTGCGGGTGCAGCATACACGGCTTCTAAGCATGCTGTTGTTGGCTTTACAAAAAATACGGGCTTTATGTACGCTAAGCAAGGCATTCGTTGTAATGCCATTGCACCGGGGGGAGTAGAAACGAACATCGGAGCTTCGATGACATCCATCAATGCGTTTGGGATGGGACGTATTCAACCGGGACTTGCCATTAATCCACGTACGGGCAAATCTGAAGAGATTGCGAAGGTGGCATTGTTCCTAGCTTCAGACGATTCGAGCTTCGTCAATGGTACGGTCATAACGGCAGATGCAGGATGGACCGCTTATTAA
- a CDS encoding response regulator transcription factor — translation MNILICDDDKEIVRAISVYLENEGYQVFKAYNGIEAIDLIRDHVIHLIIMDIMMPKMDGITATMKIRQDNMIPVIMLSAKSEDYDKILGLNIGADDYMAKPFNPLELVARVKSQLRRYTTFGSLEASSYVLQTGGLMIDDEQKIITVDKQEVYLTPVQYKILKLLTANAGRVFTIEEIYEKVWNERAINPENTVSVHIRKIREKIEINPKEPKYLKVVWGVGYKVEKY, via the coding sequence TTGAACATTTTGATTTGTGATGATGATAAAGAAATTGTAAGAGCGATTAGCGTTTATTTGGAAAATGAGGGTTATCAAGTATTCAAAGCTTACAATGGGATAGAGGCAATCGATCTTATTCGAGATCACGTTATTCACCTAATTATTATGGATATTATGATGCCGAAAATGGATGGGATTACGGCGACGATGAAGATTCGACAAGATAATATGATTCCGGTAATTATGCTTTCTGCCAAGTCTGAGGATTATGATAAAATACTTGGATTAAATATCGGAGCAGATGATTATATGGCCAAGCCGTTTAATCCATTAGAACTTGTGGCTAGAGTGAAATCGCAGCTAAGAAGGTATACGACATTCGGGAGTCTTGAGGCGAGTAGTTATGTACTTCAAACGGGCGGGCTCATGATTGATGATGAACAGAAAATCATTACCGTTGATAAACAAGAGGTCTATTTGACACCAGTGCAGTATAAAATTTTAAAGCTTCTCACAGCAAATGCTGGGAGAGTATTCACGATTGAAGAGATTTATGAAAAGGTATGGAATGAAAGGGCCATTAATCCAGAAAATACGGTTTCGGTTCATATTCGAAAGATTCGAGAAAAAATTGAAATTAATCCGAAAGAGCCGAAGTATTTAAAAGTTGTATGGGGAGTTGGGTATAAAGTTGAGAAATATTAG
- a CDS encoding HAMP domain-containing sensor histidine kinase: MRNISHALITKVVVFLIAIVCLTGAAKAIINMEFNEVHLSSINQDNYFESRVFADESYDLITSLTQLIGKYKSEEYILGGKALTKEDRRGIENELFNEFHYNGYDYDLSEADNKRIFKEEYADDINRKKDERMKEQVREFYRLLSTLEAYEGSVYYASDGEHVFSNSELNKKEQFESFGAYMLFEDYQQKLYPNEVKESQYLDYFTHNVEKLNPQKDVIFVAFKESFLQQKMQGWEKDKAIAKSFLNELIVFLAGFILSFVYLIMVIGRTSFKDKEIHFHVIDKLYNDLNIVIVVSLTAMWIAMIVEVLHDMHTLLTAPIFIIALLMILSLVKHIKNRSLLQHTLIYQILKKVFLSVKNVFDSGSIGVKTVLLVIGYPIVVAATFFMFPVTIGLAAWFAMKKVKSFNRIKEGVEQIKNGDIHHRIEVDGKGEFSRLAANINSINDGLKKSVDSEIKSERLKTELITNVSHDIRTPLTSIITYVDLLKIENDPEIIAEYVDVLDQKSKRLKILTDDLFEAAKASSGSMPVQLERIDIVSLLTQGIGEMDEKIEASSLNFKLAHPTEKVYVKADGKLLWRSIENLFSNIFKYAQPASRVYIDVEVLGNEILVTFKNISAYELNISVDELMERFKRGDESRSSQGSGLGLSIAESLIHIQLGRFLVQVDGDLFKSMIYLPKFPNE, from the coding sequence TTGAGAAATATTAGTCATGCACTCATTACGAAAGTGGTTGTGTTTCTGATTGCCATCGTTTGTTTAACTGGTGCAGCGAAGGCAATTATCAACATGGAATTTAATGAGGTTCATCTAAGTAGTATAAATCAAGATAATTATTTTGAGAGCCGAGTATTTGCTGATGAAAGTTACGATCTTATTACCTCTTTAACGCAATTAATCGGAAAGTATAAAAGTGAAGAATATATTTTAGGTGGTAAGGCACTGACTAAAGAAGATAGACGAGGAATTGAAAACGAGTTATTCAATGAATTTCATTACAACGGATATGATTACGACTTAAGTGAAGCGGACAATAAGCGCATCTTTAAAGAAGAATATGCAGATGACATCAATCGTAAAAAAGATGAACGCATGAAAGAACAGGTAAGAGAATTTTATCGGTTACTCAGCACACTAGAAGCATATGAAGGAAGCGTGTATTATGCGAGTGATGGTGAACATGTATTCTCCAATAGTGAACTAAATAAGAAAGAGCAATTTGAATCATTTGGTGCATATATGCTATTTGAGGATTATCAACAAAAGCTTTATCCAAATGAAGTGAAAGAAAGTCAATACCTCGATTACTTTACACACAATGTTGAAAAGTTGAATCCACAAAAAGACGTCATTTTTGTGGCGTTTAAAGAATCTTTCTTACAACAAAAAATGCAGGGATGGGAAAAAGACAAAGCGATTGCCAAAAGTTTTCTTAATGAATTAATTGTATTTCTAGCAGGATTTATTTTATCTTTTGTTTATCTAATCATGGTTATTGGAAGAACGTCATTTAAAGATAAAGAAATTCATTTTCATGTCATTGACAAACTATATAATGATCTCAATATTGTGATAGTCGTTTCTTTAACAGCGATGTGGATAGCGATGATTGTTGAAGTGTTGCACGATATGCACACGCTTCTCACGGCACCTATTTTTATCATTGCCTTACTGATGATTTTATCGCTCGTAAAGCATATCAAAAATAGATCATTACTTCAGCATACACTCATCTATCAAATTCTCAAAAAGGTTTTTCTTTCGGTGAAAAATGTATTTGATAGTGGCAGTATAGGTGTAAAAACTGTGCTGCTTGTCATCGGTTATCCAATAGTAGTTGCAGCAACGTTTTTCATGTTTCCCGTTACCATTGGTCTAGCTGCCTGGTTTGCGATGAAAAAGGTGAAGTCATTTAACCGCATTAAAGAGGGCGTAGAGCAAATTAAGAATGGGGATATTCATCATCGAATTGAAGTAGACGGAAAAGGGGAGTTTAGCCGACTCGCAGCGAATATTAATAGTATTAACGATGGGTTAAAAAAGTCAGTGGATAGTGAGATCAAGAGCGAGCGTTTAAAAACAGAGCTCATTACAAATGTTTCGCATGATATCAGAACGCCATTAACGTCAATCATTACGTATGTCGATTTATTAAAAATAGAAAACGACCCTGAAATAATTGCAGAATATGTAGACGTGTTGGATCAAAAATCGAAAAGACTTAAGATCTTAACGGATGATTTATTTGAAGCGGCTAAAGCGTCAAGCGGAAGTATGCCTGTTCAGTTAGAACGGATTGACATCGTATCATTACTAACGCAAGGAATAGGAGAGATGGATGAAAAAATTGAAGCGTCGTCATTAAATTTTAAGTTAGCTCACCCAACAGAAAAGGTGTATGTGAAGGCTGATGGTAAACTCCTATGGCGCTCCATCGAAAACTTATTCTCGAATATTTTTAAATACGCACAACCTGCATCAAGGGTTTATATTGATGTTGAAGTTTTAGGGAATGAAATACTCGTGACATTTAAAAATATTTCAGCATATGAATTAAATATTTCAGTCGATGAACTAATGGAACGCTTTAAACGAGGGGATGAATCTAGATCAAGTCAAGGTAGCGGATTAGGGTTGTCGATTGCTGAAAGCCTGATTCACATCCAGCTCGGACGGTTCTTAGTTCAAGTAGATGGCGATTTATTTAAGTCGATGATTTATCTACCGAAATTTCCAAATGAATAA